A stretch of DNA from Nocardioides sp. Arc9.136:
GGTGCCGCGATCGGCATCCTCGAGGGCAACGGCCAGGCCGGCAAGGTCCCGGTCACCGGCCAGGACGCCACCGTCGAGGGCCTGCAGAACGTCCTCGCCGGCACCCAGTGCATGACGGTCTACAAGTCCGCCACGCAGGAGGCCAACGCGCTGGCCGAGGCCGCGATCGCGCTGGTCAACGGTGACGAGGCCGAGACCACCGGCACGACCACCGACAGCGAGGGCGGCCGCGACGTGCCGTCGATCCTGCTCGAGCCGCAGTCCATCACCAAGGACAACGTCGGCGACGTGATCGAGGACGGCGGCCAGAAGGCCGAGGACGTCTGCACCGGCGAGTTCAAGAAGCTCTGCGCCGACGCCGGCATCTCCTGACGCCTGCTGCTCAGGCACCGCAGGTCGCCGGCCCACCGGCCGGCGACCTGCCCCGATCGGCGCCCGGGCCGCACCGCGGCCCGGGCGTCTTTCGTTCACTCGAACAACATTTTCCGAGGGAGTAGGACCTCATGACACAACCGCTGCTCGAGCTGCGCGGGGTCAACAAGAGCTTCGGTGTGGTGCACGTCCTGCACGACGTCGACTTCGCCGTCTACCCGGGCCAGGTCACCGCGCTCGTCGGTGACAACGGCGCCGGCAAGTCCACGCTGGTCAAGATCATCGCCGGCATCTACGGCCGCGACAGCGGCGAGTACGTCTTCGAGGGCGAGACCGTCAACGTCCACGGGCCGCGCGACGTCGCGGGCCTCGGCGTCGAGGTCGTCTACCAGGACCTCGCGCTGTGCGACAACCTCGACATCGTCGAGAACATGTTCCTCGGCCGCGAGGAGACCAAGGGCATCGGCCTCGACGAGGTCACCATGGAGGCCCGGGCGCGCGAGACCCTCGCGTCGCTGTCGGTGCGCACGGTGAAGTCGGTGCGCCAGAGCGTCTCGAGCCTCTCCGGCGGCCAGCGCCAGACGGTCGCGATCGCCAAGGCCGTCCTGTGGAACTCCAAGGTCGTCCTCCTCGACGAGCCGACCGCAGCCCTCGGCGTCGCCCAGACCCGCCAGGTCCTCGACCTGGTGCGCCGGCTGGCCGACCGCGGGCTCGGCGTCGTGCTCATCTCGCACAACATGGGCGACGTCTTCGAGGTCGCGGACCGCATCACCGCGCTCTACCTCGGCCGCGTCGCCGCCGACGTCCCGACCAAGGACGTCACCCACAGCCAGGTCGTCGAGCTGATCACCGCGGGCCGCTCCGGCGACCTCGGCATCCGCGACAACGCGACCGCCACGATCTGAGGACGAGCAGATGACCCTCCAGTCGGACACCACCGACCAGCGACCGGCAGCCGCCGCCGGCTTCGACAACGACAACCGCCAGGCGGCGACGATCGGCGACTCGGCGCGCGACTACCTCAACCGGATCCGCGGCGGCGACATGGGCTCGCTCCCCGCGATCTTCGGCCTCGTCGTGCTG
This window harbors:
- a CDS encoding ATP-binding cassette domain-containing protein, whose product is MTQPLLELRGVNKSFGVVHVLHDVDFAVYPGQVTALVGDNGAGKSTLVKIIAGIYGRDSGEYVFEGETVNVHGPRDVAGLGVEVVYQDLALCDNLDIVENMFLGREETKGIGLDEVTMEARARETLASLSVRTVKSVRQSVSSLSGGQRQTVAIAKAVLWNSKVVLLDEPTAALGVAQTRQVLDLVRRLADRGLGVVLISHNMGDVFEVADRITALYLGRVAADVPTKDVTHSQVVELITAGRSGDLGIRDNATATI